aaaaaataaaatataaaaaaaagaaaactttataacTGTAATTGGCATTACAGAACAGAATTTAACAACACTCAGACATTGtaaatttccatttaaatgaGGTCAGATTATGAAATCACGGGACTACACTACATCTAAGCAAACACTAGAGGTCACTCTCGTACTTTCATCATTACATAAGGTTTACTATCTGTTCTTTAAATGCTTTATGGTTATTTCAACACTGAGTGCGATTCAAGGGTATATGTAGGTATAATAACATTGGTATCAGGTGTCAGTTGTTTTGTATGGTGGTGGCCATTTTTCTGGAGACCTAAAGTTCACTGAATTACATTTATTCAATGCACGCTAACATGGCGTAAGTAGGAGACAATGTTATACAGGTGCTCTTGTAGTGGTCGAGGCGATGTCAGTGTGAGCGGCTACTCTGTGTGGAACTCTTCTATGAACAGCACGATGAGGGTTCTTATCGGTGAGGTGCTGGGTCATGTGATTAATGACTGACCAGTGACAGGCCGGGGTTTCTTTTACCTCATGTAGTGTTCACTTTGTAATTTTATGTCATAGTCACTACATTTTATAACCTGTGACAGATTACCTGTCACCTCTTATTAGGTGATTACTGGGAACATGCTTTCACACTGGTAGGgaagttgtggtgcatttaccacttcttGCACTACATATAGCGCCGCCCTGCAGCAGCCCCCATAGGGAATTAATAGGGGTGGCAGTTCCCACTCACTGACAACGCTGGTTATACCAGCGCCGCCATTCAAGTCATTGTGCCAACCACAGAGAGCCGCACAAATCAAGCAAGCGTCaagtgtgaacctgcccttataCCCTAGCCAGCCCTTagataaatgtaatgatttggggccataatatttagcaaatgttcaCAATACTGACATGATAAATGTAGCCAGAATATTTATTGTCTTTATCTGGCTCCATGTTTGTTTCTCGCTCAGTTGTTCGGTTGTTCGCTCAGTTGTACTTAGGGGACAGAAAGCATTTTCCATAAAGCAATGTGGGCTCACAATACAAATGTCCACCTCAATATATAACAAAGTCTATTGTAGCTATCAATGCTTCCGCTGATGATTACCAATGTGTGGAAGCAGCCCACTGGAACTTGCTGCAAATTGAATGTTTTCCTTCATTTTGTCTGATGAGTTTTTTCCTCTTCATAGGAGGTGGCAATGGGTTCATTGGCCAATCTCTATCTCAGTTATTAAGGAAGAGAGGTCATAAAGTTACCATTATTTCCCGAAAACCTGGAGAACAGAGGATCACATGGGTGAGAgatattgtattttacaaaattaccataagttattttccattttgtttatattatatcgGCTCTATTTAATTCTGACCATAGTTGACCTCTTGTATGAAAGTAATTATCATTTCTTGGGAAGTAGTACATgaagcctaaagcagaactaaaccaaaaaaaaaaaaaacttttgcagatCCCCCTCATGGCGCTGTCCTGTTTGGGGTCCCACACCGTCCTGTAATCCAACTTCATgccaccaccatcttcctcttgtcttttttcttcttctgtctacacTGCTCTGGTGCGAAATTGGGTGATGtactggccagagccgctgaaCACAttcccagatctgagcctgcaatgggagagtgggtggggttatgccatcataatGTCACTTTCATGGGTGTCATAATGgaataaccctgcccactctaccatcgacccggcccctctggcaaaaaatttttttagattgtggcccctgactaaaaatgTTTGCCCACCTCTGGCCTAGACGATGGATGAGTAGGAGGGCAAAgcttgcgcagtgagatcggctagTTTATTTTCCCAGACTTTTTTGTGCCTGAGTCCcgtgacatagaaagaagaacccggatgaagaggagaagatggcagacCCTGGGTGCCAGCCCAAAGATGGGTACTGGGAAGACGCCGGACCCAATATAAGAAACCTTGAGACCGATcaactgcactgcaggattgaaggtaagtgttattttttttttttgttttggacacttttaagtttacttcctctttgaGAGAGGCCTGTATCTGTATGAAGTATTTGCGGAAAGTTGCTGTACATAAGCTACAGTCTCTGATTTCATAACTAGCGTCTATTATGGTTTATTCTTAGTTCTGGTGCCTTCAGAACGATGCATTCACCTGTGCAGTGCCTACTAACCCCATACATAAGTAGGTATTTAAGTATAGGATGCTTGAAATGGCATTTATCTATTTCAGGCTAATTACAATCTCCCATTACTACCACTCACCCAGGCTGTGCAGTCCTTTCTATCTCTATACATTTCTGATTTCACAAAGATAAATCCATTGAGATGTACTGTATAAAGTAACAGAAGTTAGGAGAGAGACGACTTGTGTGTTGCATGTATCAGGTCACATTGAACTAACTCATTAATGAACACCAATCACATGACGGGTCAGACCCTGGAGTACATGTAGGGCATGAAACCCTGATGACCAAAAAGACACTGGCCAGATGTCCTCATGGATTTGGATCTGGAAAGACCTATAATGGTTAATATAACAGAGCcagatacaaaagtaacaaatgCTGGGCTTTATTACATTACACACTACAAAATCAAGGATAGTACTACACAGGAAGATAACAGTCCTATAGATGTGCTGATCCTTTACTGTCCAGTCTACAGGCTGGGGCAGGTCCCTGACCAAGCTGCACTTTGCAAATATTTCATAGAATAATGTGGTTAGGTACATGGACATACTcataagtaataaaaacaagtCTGCTTTCTTACTCTttgtaatggttttgttttaaaggtAGATGTTACCAAAAAGGGTTTGCCACCATGTGATGCAGTCATTAACCTTGCTGGAGAAAACGTTTTGAATCCATTAAAAAGGTGAGAATTGCGCATTGAATGTGGATTTTAAACTTGTAGACAGTTTTTTTCATCATAGCTTCAAAGTGATCCTTTTCTTTCCTTAACCATATATTTCAACCTTAACTCATCTTTACACAATActgatattttagctttttagtCACCTACTCCACCATTCTTCTTCTTAAGGTCATAACAAAGATGTCACATTTTGAAGAAGTCGTCACAAAAGTGGGGATTCTGGTTTAAATATCTTGCTTTCAGAATCCATGAGGAATATTCATGTCATGTAGCTTGACAGCACCACACTACACAAAACCTTTTTAGTGATAGGGAGAACCTAGTGACTTGGCCCCTGTTGTTTGATGATATCAGGATACTTCAACAATAGGAGTTTGTAGCAATAGTTTTCAAATctaatttatctatctatctatctatctatctatctatctatctatctatctatctatctatctatctatctatctatctatctatcatctatctatccacATGTGTTCCAGCATTTCCTACTgcattctttataataaaaacatttattaatccAACAAGAAGAGTGAAGCCACCTCACAATGGCTTAGTGAATATGTACTCAGGAAATCAGCACAGATATATCACTTATCGAGCATCCAAAATATTTAGGAATTGTGCCTTCATTGGGCAAATTTGAGTCCCTGCTTTTATGTGAACAAGCTGCCTCCAACTTGCAGTAAAGGGTGCTGTTCATACACCTGCTATACACTGAGCAGAATGCACAATCCATCCCTGAGTCAGAAAAATGCAAACAACACTACTGGAAGCACTATTTCTCTTGCATTGGTAGCTGCAGAGAGATGTACAACGCCATTAGCAGTAGTGAATGTGCTAccctaaaaaatgttaataggTGCCATATTTCTAAGGTTTCCGAGAAACATTTACTGTTATAATTAGAAATGGTTCTTTTTTTAGCACTCAAATTCTTTACATCTTCAAAGTAGGGAGACAATTGTCACACTTATGCAGGATTTTGGTGAATATTTTAGAAACGTCTTAGAAAACCTTAGCAGTTATGTGCTTTGTGTATACATTAGTTGGTTAAGCTCTGTCTGTATGGGGGCTGAACATTGAAGAATGTGTCAATATTTGTAATCACAGTGTATGATGTTTCTCTTTTCCTCCAGGTGGACAGAGCAGTTTAAACAGGAAGTTATTGCCAGCAGAGTTGAGACAACACGAACCCTCAGCGAAGCTATTGCCAGGGCAGAGAACCCCCCTCGCTCTTGGGTGCTAGTCACTGGAGtgggtaaataaatatttgattctGTTTTTAGCCAACCTTTAGACATGTTCAACAAACCATTTACCATTAGTGTGtctgaaacacagaaaaaaaatgaatactatttgttattttttttttacaaacatattcactttttttaagccAGTTAGGAATCTCTCTCTAGGTTGTAAATGGAAAGAATGCCATGGTAGGAAATCAGGATGTTTAGGTTCTTTGTAGACTTTACAGTGCGTTGTATTGCTATATCTGTACTCCCTTTAGGCAGAAACCAGTGACCAGAATTGGTCACATCACTAACTTTGTTTTTCAGGTTATTATCCTCCTAGTCAGACACAGCAATATACAGAAGATAGCCCTGGAGGAGATGCAGACTTTTTGTCCCGTCTAGTAAGGGATTGGGAGAACGTAGCACAGCTGCCCCTAACCGATGGCAAATGCGTCACACAGCTGACAAAAGTGCGGTCAGGTATGTCaacaaaagttattaaaatacaccaaaatttcaataataatgatattatttattCAACATGAAAAATGTTCTGTATCTAATTGCaaactaaatgattttttaaagtacttaaaaaaagaaaaaagaaaaattataataaaagttttatacagAGGAATGGGGTTGTGTCCACACAACTTGAACTAAGACAATTGTCCTCACATCAGGCAATagttgtaaaacctttttttcctcaTCTCTCTCTTTATCAGTGGCAACCAGGACTAATGCAGGGCAGATCAATACCTACTGGGAACACATACAGTAAAGCTGATATGATAAGGGTTTTCTGTACtctattaaaagttaaaaaaagagtcACGATTTTGACAATAAAATTAACAGCTTGAAAATTGCTTCTTACAGGCTACCAACATTTATTCATGTTGCAGAATAGTTTAGTCTGTGCAGCACTTTAGTtttggagctcacaatctattctCCCCACCATAGTCTAATGTCTCCTACCTGCTTAAGGCCAATGCTGGGGGGAAGTCAGTCATTATGTtgttgggatgtgggaggaaactgtagtgGCTAAATTAATGCAACCAAGCATGGAAGAACATACAATCTCCATGCAGGTAGTGAATTCTCTTCTATTATCATTCTAAGCACTAACACTAAATATGATTACAGTTTAGACCAGATAGCTGTAGCTTTAGCAGCTAAGCAAGCTCCGACTAAGATGGGTTAGCACAGTGCTGTACCTATTGTGGAATGCTCCATGGATGTCTGTGGGCTACATTAGCTAAGGTCCTATGTGAGAGTGAGGCATCCCAGGGAAGTGAAGTATTGTGCTCTGCATGTTCAGTGATAACTGATGTAAACAAAGCCACTTCACTTGGCTTCTAGAAGCTGCTGCTATCATTTGTTCTTAGAGCTGCACTATTACCTTGTGTTTGATAGGGCAACAAGGAAGTGTACAAAAGTCTTTACTATAATTTAATGCAATTTTATGCTAATATTTGCTAATATTATGAAAGATTACAATTAATAGATACATGCATTTCACATTATGAGTCTGAGCTGAAAAACAATAGAACTTGGTGTGCAGTACATCTTGTTACCAGTAGATGACACCATTGATCCTTCATACTATTGGATGGTTTTGATTTAGACcaaatttctaacatttttttgtaacattctttGTAAATTGTATTAAGCTTCTAAAATCTCGTAATGAACTTCAGTTAATATTACATTCTAATAAATACGTTTTTCCAATCTGCAAGTAGCAGATATTCATGGTTTGTGCTAATCACAAGTGATAATTAGTTTTcctaaaacacacacaatttaCCTTGCTGCTATTCCTAATTATTTTATCTCAGTGTCCTTGAATGTCTTGTTGCTCCTGAGATCCAAAACATGAGATCTCATTTGTTTAAAATTGAGCTGTAGTCAAAATTTCCTTTTAGTTCTCATAGATTTGCCACAAGCCTTTTACACCTAGGAACagaagttttaaaaacaaatgtgcagaCTTAGATCTTGGTGTGAGGAGAATGTTTCTTCGATGTACAAAGGAGAGAAAATTTGCTTCTGATTGCAGTGCAATCAAATCAGTAAGACTGCCAGTTGTTATTGTTgtcattgtgtatttatatagctctggcaTAATTTGCAGCGCTTTACTGAGTCCTTAGTAatgtcactgactgtcccttACAATCTTATTCTCCTCACATTACATTGCTTTGAGACACACATGTAGGATAACTACAGAAGCAATAGGTTGTTGGGAGACAAGTTTTATTGTATGCTATGACAGATTCAGTTCTGCTTATATAGTTTCTTTTCTTCTGCTAGGTGTTGTATTGGGTCGCACTGGGGGTGCCCTCCCCACCATGCTGTGGCCTTTCAGATTGTGTCTTGGTGGCATTGTGGGTTCTGGAAGGCAGCCATTCCCTTGGATTCACATTGATGATTTATGTAGATTGCTGTGTCACACAATCGAGCATGAAAAAGGCATTGGTGGAATTCTGAATGCAGTGTCCCCTTCTTCAGCCTCAGATACTAATTCTGATTTCACTCAAGCCCTGAGCAAGGCATTGAGACGTCCTGCCTTTTTATTTACACCAGGCTTTGCTGTGCAGCTTCTGCTGGGAAATGATAGAGCTACAATGCTGCTGGAAGGACAAAGAGTTGTCCCAGAGAGGACTCTGCAAAGTGGATTTACCTTCCTGTATCCAGACCTTGACTCTGCACTTGCTGCACTCCTAAACTGAAAGAACATTCTCATTTATTGATGAAACAGTCATATTGTGTAATGGGGAACTTTAACTTTTCATGacttatttattcaaaataaaactttattgtgcATATTAGAAGTGTTATATTTTTGCTTGCTTTGTATAGCTCAGAACAACATGTTTATGCACTTGGTTAAATTCCCGAGACTGCAGCCTTGTATTTTTCTGTGCGCAGAGCCTCTCTTTTATAACCATTGCAACTGAGGGACAAGAACaatgtcaccttataacaggacaTGGATAATATGTAGATACAAACTACATATACAGTTGCAGGTACATGTACATTTCATGTATCCCTAGCATCTCCTTCACTCCAGGAAACCGCATTCAACCTTACTTCTGCAGCGATTCACCAGTGAAAAGTAAATAAGCACaaccccataaaaaaaactagcaCATGGGAACAGACTGTGATTTCACACAGGATGATCCCTGTTCATGCCAGTATGAGTTTGCTGAATGAGAGTAATGtgtttttcacaaaatatttcagcAGTTGAAGGAGACGTACTTTTTtcttggcattaaaaaaaaaacatgcctccAAATGTTCCTTTCTTTGCTGTCTATGGCTTTATTACTGACATGAAGCAAACGTGCAAGTCAGCAATAACCatctacatatttattatatttggcaTTCAGTTTCCTATTATTCTTTGACTGTCAAAACAAGCAAGTAATGAGTGACCCTCTCCTACACAGTCAATGATGTGTTCTACGGACCATCTGAGCTTGTTTACGCCTGTcgctgtgaaaaaaataaatatattcagttgGTTTGTTTGTAGGTTGTTTGCTTTCCAGTAGCAGTAAACTCATACCTCAGTACAGTGTGTTTACAATGAGCTCTCAGGATGGTCTTACAGTCCGTAGCTCCCCATACCAAATTTCCCCGACTCCTTAGCAGTACACAACCTCTTTTCAGAAGGACCATGACCTAAGGTAGGGGGGGAAATATATCTACCATTCAGAAGCCACCCCTGGCATCAGTGGTGTAGtcgcaaaaaaagaagagggggcacggtacgtgcctgccccactacacccctgcccgtgtcactcacaggggaagacacttcccccagagtgacatcatgataccagaacctgcccactctactATCGCTGGTCTGGGCCTCCTGAacaaagtgagggcacggcgttcccacctgtgcctgccccactacacccctgcctggcATCCTGTACAATCACCACTTGtgcacaaaacaaaagaaatgtacagCTTTTCTACATATACATTATCTTTGTGAGATATCTCCTGGCACTGTACAGTGCCTCTGTTCTATTCCACTTTGATGGCTGTGATGAGTGCTGGTATCTGATCCCCTGGACAGATCTTCACGATGAATGCAGCATGCCTAATGAACTAATAAAGGCACTGACCCACTTACTATTTgcagtatttattacatttcttcaaTGTGTTGATGGGCCTGTGTGTCTATGAGATGTGTCCAATCAAGCAGCGATTAGTACAAGGAATTGAATTCCTACTCTTGAGGATTTTCTACATGAGATAAATAAACAAAGCTTCAGTAATTTGAACGAGTGCCCCATCCACAACTGGTTCATGCTTGAGCCAGCCCAGGATGCAGAAATTAAAGTGTTGTTCATTGGCTTTAGGTCTAACAAATGGAAGGTGGTTGGGGGAATTAAACCAATGTAATCTAGTAATAATGAGTGCTGTGAAATGGGGCCAGGTTGTCTTTAGcataatgaaaatcattttattcatCTTGGCACTAAGGTAGCTTATAACTCAAAAGTGCACATTTTATTCTGGAACTTCTGTAACAGCAATGCAATATTGTTACTGGTTCAAATAATAGTGGTGTTATTAACAAATTACtcagaagcttttttttaatatatatatttttaatgcagcactaaaaaaaaatgataaaacataatgaatgaaaacaaaacagtttGTATGCATATAAAACGTGAAGAAAAAATAGCTAAAGAAAGGAAAATCAGGTTAGGTAATTATAGCTAAATTAGTTAATTGCATAACGTTTCCCATTTTCTTTAGTGTGGTAGATTTTAATAGGTTCCCTCTATGTATCTTTCTTACCTTTTGGTCTTACATACATGAAGATACTAATTGCTATATGCCAGTGACACTACCAGGGCATGGGTGAAACGTGGAGAAAGCTTTATGTCTTCCCTGCAATGAGTGAATCTTTAAAATTGCCCTCACAATCTTTACATAGGATACAAATGTGATGAGAAAAGAGGTGATCAGCATAATGGAAGATGTGATGGCTTCCTGGAGCTGCACAGCATCGGTATTAATACAAGCATTTAATAACAGAGATAACATCACAGAAGAAATGATTCAACACACTGGAGCAATATGGTAATCTCATTATTCTGATAGCTAAGGTTATTATGGAAAGAAAGGATCCTATCCATTCTCCAAAAATAAGTCTTTTGGGACTGTTGTATTGACAAAACAAATATCTAGAACAGACAGGTtacctaaaaagaaatacatgggGCTGTGTAGACCTTGATCTGAGATGACTAGAACCAGGATGAGAAGGTTCCCAGCCATTGTACAGATGTAGATAAGTGggattacaaagaaaaagtaaacttCAGCTAGATAAGAGGGAACACAAAACCCAACTAGATGGGGGGGGGAACACAAAACCCAACTAGATGAGAGGGGAACACAAAACCCAACAAGGTAAATTCTGTCACTAGAGTCAAATTTCTTTTGTCTGATGAAACAAGCTCATTTTTAGAGAGACCTTGTGACTTATAAATATGCAGCATCGTCAATATAATGATAAGTTCTGCAgtgaaaaagaaaagtcaaaatcCTTACATTTTACGTCCTCTAAAATCGAACATGAATTTTTAATTAGCTTCTTAACAAAAAAAGGTGCCCTTTGACAGAAATTTACGAATGTAGCTGCAATCTAAAAAGATgacaaactttaaatataaagggGTTTGCATTAAGAGTAGAAAAGCCGGAGGGGCGTGGCCTGATAGCGGCGGAGTAAGACGTGTTCCTGAGAACTCCGTGTCCCGCCTGGGGATTTGTCACTGTGTCAGTGCTGCAGCTCCTTTTTCTCTCCGTTCAATGGGTCCCAAGGTGAAGGGACGCTCCGGAGGGGGCGATTCATCCTCTGGAGGCATCCCTGGCTTTTTCTCCGCGGAAGGCCGTGGTGCTCCTGACAAagccccaaagccgggggctcgatttttgGAAGCGTCCAACGGGCAGGCTTTGCGTCGCGACCCGCACATCCGCGGGCCAGATTGCAGCAGGAATCAGCTGTGCAGGGACCAGAGACGACCACCACACCACCACCAGAGGTAACATCTGCTTCTCCCATCCACAGCCCATGCTTTCTTCCCTCCTTGGAAACATCTTTAAGCAACAGCTCTGCTAATATGGACGCTGAGGAGGAGTAAGACTGGAAGGCCCATCTTAGGGCCTTACCTACCAGGCAAGATCTAGAGTAGGGCGCCTGGAAGCGAGCTGCAACGTCACGAggcgcaaattaatatgttgtatttgttgcATGATGCCGCTGAGACcacaacaggcggaataacatacgTATACAGGGTTtacctgaaaccataccgaaTTCAGAGTTTTTCAGAATTCAGAGTACACAGCGGCCTATTCTATTTTTGCTAAACTTCTTGCTATTCCAtccgatgttgatatagagatagatccgATTCATAGAACTCTGGGCCCACGCAGCACGAACCTGCAACTCCCTAGAGATGTTTTATGTCGGATACACTTCTTCAGAACcagggaagatatcatgaaaaaagccagagaatctacaaaactattgaatatgctggggcacagatacaaaTGCTGCCTGACCTTTCTAAACATACACTGGATCTTTGTAGGGCTCCTAAACTGCTTCTAACAGCTCTCCGTGAatggaacatcccatatagatggggttaTCCCTTCCATCTTGTTATCAGATCAGGAGGTAGAACTTTTGTTCTCCGTGAGCCATCTGACCTGCCTTACATTGTGCAGGATCTACACCTTCCAGACATCATATTACCTGAAAGGCCAACAGCGACCTCACTCCTCAACAGCAAACCAGCAGCATCACAAGCTCCTCCACAACCTCCGCCTGATAGACCTCCAAGTGCCTCCCCGGGTCATCTTTCTCCCCCTCCTCGTTTAACAACCTAGCCTGTTGAATTGGCATCGACGGCAGTTATTTTTGGCTCCCAGGCCACTTCAAGCGCTGTTCTTGGAATCTCCATCTGCCTTCTTATTTTTCCACGCTCATTAGGCTACCAAGCACCATCTGACTTCCTCCGACCCTAACTTGCACTACCGCCTGCCGTGTTTAGCCGAGTGATCGGCCCGCCCTTGTGAAGACGTTCTATATTCCTGTGTAAAATATTCAAGCTCTGTTATTGGAACTCTATCTACCATCTTCTCTATCTACGTACTCTCTAGGCCATCAAGTACCATCGGACTATCCCCGAATCTGTCTCACACAGCTCTCAGCCGTTTAGTCTATTGGACTGCCCAACCTCAATAGGAGCCTCTACGTTCCTGAGTGTAAAGCGTCTTATTTGCTTTGGGACTTTTCATATACCGGtagctatgtttattttttttttcatttttttttcttagtatacCTGAATGTCCtctagatttttttctattttggttgATATGCATGAGGGCTACTAGGGGGCATCCCAGCTTTGGTGTTTTTCCTGCTTGGCCAGGCCTATCCTGATATCTGggattttattttctgaatgtcTTAGCTTAATTTGGTAGGAGTTTGGTGAATTGCTCATCATCTGTGTATGTCCTTTATGGTATGTCATGTGATTTTGCTACTGCGATTCTATAATTGTTTAGTATACTGGGCACATGCTAAGAGTTTgttcttactttatatattatttatggttttgcgggttcccccaggcggTAATCACATGTTTGTTTTGGATTGCTTGTTTGCCTTCCCCCGCCACGCGCAGACAattccccacataggcctgctgcTCTTTTGCGCAGTGatttgggacctttggggtcCCGCTCTActtttttcaccccacggtcgaggttttagcCCGCCTCACCTGTCTGGTGCCCCGTTCCGCGCCCCTTCCCCCTAATGTCATACATACTCAAGCCCATGTTTTGACAATCCGTTCCCCTAATGCTAAGGGTCTAAATAGCCCGAACAAATGCTCTCAATTGCTATATGCTCAACATAAAGCAAGAGTGAATATCCTATTcctacaggagacccattttcaatCCACTAGACTTCTCTCTCTCCACAATCGCTATTATCCCCtgtggtaccatagctccaatctggaatctagaactaagggagtttctatagcttttcataaatcgttaccagtacagatactagattcccgctctgattctcagggcaggtatttgttcctaaaaatttctctctgggataagaaatttacattggcttcCTTTTATGCTCCCAATCAACAACCCACAACGGCCCTATCTCAATATTCGGAGACACTGAAAGGGTTTGCTGAGGGATTTATTATTGTGGGTggggactttaattgtgttttggatccccGCATTGACACTTCATCAGGGAAAACTCAGATCTCGTATTCTAAATTAaactcccttcgttctaaatTGCATGATCTTGGAATAATGGATATGTGGCGCATTCTGCACCCCACTACCAAGgactatacctttttctcccaaCCGCACAACATGTATTCTCGCATTGACTACATCCTGGCGAGTCATTCTATACTCGATTGGTGTCCTATTGCTTCTATAGAGTCCTGCCTCTGGTCCGACCACTCTTCAGTGTCCCTCTCACTTCAGATTCCCcatatgggccctagagaatggacatggagaTGCAATGACACTTTGTTTAAAGACTCTCTCTGTGCAAAAGCAGTTCTCGATGcgataaccaattttattggagatcacATCTCTGACCCCACTCCCCTTCCTATGCAGTGGGAGGCAATGAAAGCGGTTGTTCGAGGGGTTCTAATACAACAAGGCACTAGCcttaaaaagatcagatcacAGGATATAGCATGTACATCCGATAAAATCCGCTCCTTGGAAcgcctgcataaacaaaacatggcccctgctgtatttttagaattgactgcTGCTAGAACCCATCTTTTGAAACTGTATGATCTGGCTCACCAACGCCACAGGGATCTTTTCCGTAAATTgatctaccaatatggggataaatgtggcagactgcTGGCGAGGGGTCTTCACCCCCGCACATCCACCACATATATTCCGTCCATATGTGCTCCTGATGGCAGGTTGACAT
This Pyxicephalus adspersus chromosome 6, UCB_Pads_2.0, whole genome shotgun sequence DNA region includes the following protein-coding sequences:
- the SDR39U1 gene encoding epimerase family protein SDR39U1; this encodes MLYRCSCSGRGDVSVSGYSVWNSSMNSTMRVLIGGGNGFIGQSLSQLLRKRGHKVTIISRKPGEQRITWVDVTKKGLPPCDAVINLAGENVLNPLKRWTEQFKQEVIASRVETTRTLSEAIARAENPPRSWVLVTGVGYYPPSQTQQYTEDSPGGDADFLSRLVRDWENVAQLPLTDGKCVTQLTKVRSGVVLGRTGGALPTMLWPFRLCLGGIVGSGRQPFPWIHIDDLCRLLCHTIEHEKGIGGILNAVSPSSASDTNSDFTQALSKALRRPAFLFTPGFAVQLLLGNDRATMLLEGQRVVPERTLQSGFTFLYPDLDSALAALLN